Genomic segment of Saccharomycodes ludwigii strain NBRC 1722 chromosome VI, whole genome shotgun sequence:
CCCATACTTTAAAGATCTGGTATGTAACGCAGCGGCACCATCTTGAAATAAACTTTGCACCTCTGCGTTCAATAAATCCCCCTCCTTTAGGAAGTTTCTCATTTGTAACTCATCACTTTCAGATTTCCTTCTTAAAACACCACCAGGTAAATTAACACTACCCAACATTAAAACAGCATCTTGCTTAGCGCCAATAGCGACTTTCCACCTTTTATTCCCCACTTCTGTGATTCTTCCAATTACATGGTCACCCGTTTCAGGTTGATAACGTCCTCTTAGTGGAATTACCGATAGTAACTTGTTGACACGAGACACTGTGCCGCAAACCGAAGAATACGTTTTATTCTGTAGGGAATATGTGCCATGACCTCTCATCCATACAGGGTCGTCAGTGACTAGTTCGCCCGGCGTTACAATCCCAGTCTTATTGAtgtcattgttattatcattgtcaAGCATCTCAATATCTGAATCTGAGTCCGAGTTGTCTATACCGTTAGCATTGTCATAGTAGTCATTGCTATCTGGAATCAATGTGCCAGTAGATCGTTTAACAATTGAAATAACTGGTGTGGacatttgttgttgttgttgttgttgttgttgttttttttttgtatgtgAAATTATAGTACTgttcttttaaaatcaaatgttttttttataataaatttttaatgcttgtgtgaaaatatttttgtaatagaaattgccttttttttttattttattttttttcctaaaaaaaggaaaaaaattgccTTGTTTCGtttcgtttctttttttttttttttttttttttttttttttttcgctgtgattttcaaatattataGTATTATTCCAATAATCGACAAACTTGTATgcaaaaaagttttttaaatcttgaGTATTCTTGCATTCTTTAGAAATatacagaaaaagaattaaatgcatgaaaatattaaacaatATACTAAGAACAAtgagtaataataacgttattacaaaaatgaaaCCATTCACCTACAAACCACCAAAATTATCAATCGATGtgaaaaaactaaaatccAATCCCAGCGATATTGGTTTCGATAGATCTAAATTCATCACTAAAATACCTTTAGTTTGTGTGGCCTTCCCAAACCCTCAAAACAttggtattttttgtaaaaaatttaaatctGATATATTACATGTTGAAAGATTACAGCATATAGTAAAACTCGCCAAGCCAAGTCCTACTCCTGCGGGCACAGGTAATGAtattaagaataaaaaagtacAGCTATCCAAAGgtattcttttaaaagatgAAATAACAAGTATTGATCAAGTCACCCCCGATAATATAGCACCAAATGCATACAAGTTCTTGATTGACAACGATGCATCTATAACTGGATATGATTATATTTGTGATTATGATTTCTGGAAGACGGATGAGATTTTGTCGAGTATAATACCAGTTGGTTACTGTAGTAGAGAAAGTCTTCCATCAAGTTTTACTGCCACCGGACATATTGCCCACGTGAATTTAAGGGACGAATTTAAACCGTATAGTCGCATTATCGGacaaattattatagaTAAAAATCAGCCCAAGATCAAAATGGTTGTTAATAAGCTGGATAGTATTAATAGCAAATTTAGAACCTTTGACATGGAAATATTATCCTGTATTGGTGATGGTAGCAGCGATAGCAACGTTTTTGAAGTTCAACACAGAGAAAGTGACTGTTTGTTTACTTTTGATTTCAGTAAGGTATATTGGAATAGTAGATTACACACAGAACATGATAGATTGATTAGTAAATTCAAGCCCGGTCAAGTAGTTGGTGATGTTTTTGCCGGTGTTGGTCCATTTAGCGTTCCTGCaggcaaaaaaaaggtatttGTATTGAGCAATGATCTAAACCCATTTAgctataaatatatgtgtttgaatattaaagataataaagttGGTTCCTATGTTAGACCATATAACATGGATGGTGGTGAATTTATCAAGAAATctatttcattattaaatgaGTGGTATATGTCTActggtaataaaaatggtgaAATTCTGATTACAAAAGGTGGAGGCAAATATAAAGACGAAACAACCGGGAAGGTTTTATATAAGGATGAAATAGTTAAACTACCTAGattttatcatcattatgTGATGAATCTGCCTGACACTGCTATAAACTTTTTGGGTAATTTTGTTGGATTGTATAATGATCATCAAGATTTGGTTAATGGTAGCGATGGCAACACCACGAATTTTCAATTGCCTTGTATCCATGTTCAttgttttgaaaagtttTCGCCAGAAGAAACGCATAGTATAACGATGGAGGAATTGCATCATAGGATGCACCAAaggattttaaaaatcatGGGGACCACAGAAgatgtattattatttaataagaTGGAATTTCACTTGGTCAGAAAAGTAGCACCTACTAAGCCAATGTTTTGTGTAAGTTTTGAATTGCCGATGGAATTAGCAATTACTACCATTTAGCTGGTggttacttttttttttttatttatgtgtaatattatttatttttatcttttttattattatagttattttattgtatgACGCATACTCCCTTAACCCTGTGAGGGATGTGTGGGTGTAGGACATAAGTCATCTGTCATGCTGTGGTGTTAGGTGTACGGGTTTATTTGGGTGTACGGGTGTAATGTATTTTCcccatttatttttattagtcatcaaaaaaaaaatgggtcaaaaaaaacggagaaaagaaagaaaaggaaataatagtaataataatcattcaAAAAGGACTTTGGccgtaatttttttttattatagcCTAAAACTTAAATTCACATTTTGCTATAAAAGGGAATAGataactatatatatatatatatatatatatgcatatgcatatttttttttttattctttctctttaaacataaaattataaaaagaataaccACTGCCAAAGGCAACAATATCAAAAGAACCAAAGCATAAATAGAAggagagaaaaaattgtcattattttatttttatttttatttttattttctttcttctttcttttctacAAAAACTCATACATCATATATACAAATAACATTAacataacaacaacaaactGAATTTTCCattcattttgttttattctGCATCTCACATTtcattagaaaaaaacctttaaagagaatttatttttttcttttttttttttgtttccccccccccccctcCTCCACATACCTGTGTCATACTACTATATCACTATCTAAGCATCacaatcatttttatctttaattcATCCACTCATAGCtaggaattttttttcctcttttatcctttttttcagaTTAGTTTATAGAAAGAGCAATACTAATCGCCCAAACTTATAGTGAATATTTACCCCATTTATTTGCTGTGATCATCACATATATTATAGAGTATAATAATTAGAAGTTTCCATTACTTCggttgttatttttgatcTGGTTTTATATAACTTCCCCATTTTCCTACTTAATTGGAAAAACAAACTgcatacaaaaaaagaattgtaCTACTAAAACGAaaactattgttattagaatattttaaaaataagaaaaagaaaaagaaaaagaaaagaaaaaaaaaaatgtattcCATTGTTATTTCTGTCTCTATTATTGTTTCCAATTTGTCCACTGTTGTTTCCtattaaataaagtaaataataaaataacaaggaaggtattatattattaatataatagtagtactaataataa
This window contains:
- the RRP4 gene encoding exosome non-catalytic core subunit RRP4 (similar to Saccharomyces cerevisiae YHR069C | RRP4 | Ribosomal RNA Processing) encodes the protein MSTPVISIVKRSTGTLIPDSNDYYDNANGIDNSDSDSDIEMLDNDNNNDINKTGIVTPGELVTDDPVWMRGHGTYSLQNKTYSSVCGTVSRVNKLLSVIPLRGRYQPETGDHVIGRITEVGNKRWKVAIGAKQDAVLMLGSVNLPGGVLRRKSESDELQMRNFLKEGDLLNAEVQSLFQDGAAALHTRSLKYGKLRNGFFLEVPNSLIIRSKDHTHDLPGGVTVILGVNGYIWLRKTSNNNARANVSLSGKNANTLKNISRGTALTTKRGVSDELQLGITRLEEESSWEIYSDKNDDISFSIKQTITRYANVIKSLAHCEIGINEQRIIAAYEASLAYPDLSSLVETETMESLGQDVINGEKIRGSA
- the TRM5 gene encoding tRNA (guanine) methyltransferase (similar to Saccharomyces cerevisiae YHR070W | TRM5 | tRNA Methyltransferase) is translated as MSNNNVITKMKPFTYKPPKLSIDVKKLKSNPSDIGFDRSKFITKIPLVCVAFPNPQNIGIFCKKFKSDILHVERLQHIVKLAKPSPTPAGTGNDIKNKKVQLSKGILLKDEITSIDQVTPDNIAPNAYKFLIDNDASITGYDYICDYDFWKTDEILSSIIPVGYCSRESLPSSFTATGHIAHVNLRDEFKPYSRIIGQIIIDKNQPKIKMVVNKLDSINSKFRTFDMEILSCIGDGSSDSNVFEVQHRESDCLFTFDFSKVYWNSRLHTEHDRLISKFKPGQVVGDVFAGVGPFSVPAGKKKVFVLSNDLNPFSYKYMCLNIKDNKVGSYVRPYNMDGGEFIKKSISLLNEWYMSTGNKNGEILITKGGGKYKDETTGKVLYKDEIVKLPRFYHHYVMNLPDTAINFLGNFVGLYNDHQDLVNGSDGNTTNFQLPCIHVHCFEKFSPEETHSITMEELHHRMHQRILKIMGTTEDVLLFNKMEFHLVRKVAPTKPMFCVSFELPMELAITTI